The genomic segment AGCCACACCCAaacgttttgtttttatatatattttttttttctgggaaaGCGCCTGCTAACAGCACTTCTGAGAATATTTGCCCTCTTACTGCACTATCATTTATCGCATACTCACCTAAATTGTTTAGTTGGCAGAAATTTGTGTCAGCACTGTGAGCTAAATATATCTAGCAGAGTTAAATAAGGGCATAGAGCAGCTCAGGAAAGCCCGGTGTAAGAGGATCCAAGCAGAGAGAGACAACCCTAAATCGACAGACTACATTGTCTCACAGCAAAAATACATCAATGACTATAAAGGAAACTATTCCTCTGTGACACTCTATCTTCTGGAATTTTCCACAGGGGGAACTGCTGGCTGTAAAGTTCAGCATAACTGTAAATGTTAGCTATGTGTTATAATGtgtgatgaggaggcagatgCAATTAAACAGATGCATCAGATCTAAGGATCAAACCCTCCAGATTCAAGTTTGGTGACGGAATAAAAAGAAGGATAAACTCTGAGGAATATTTATACAGGAAATCTTAAAGTTATCAACTTCTTATTCGTACTATGTACAGGCTGTGTTGCGGTTATGAATGAGACTTGTTTACCCTTTTGGTGACCATGTGACTCATATTCCCACGCCCATTTGCAGGGCGTTTCCATGGTAGCTGTTGAGCATGGAACAGTGCACTCGTAGTCAAGCTGGTCTGCAGGTCCTGAAATGGAGCCTTGGGGGCTGTGTGCCTCTCACAGGATCACAGCTCAGTGTTCTCGCTTTTTTTGGCCATGGCAGCAGCCTGGGAAGCGTGTCCCTCACTGTAATGAAGGCCAAAGGGCTTTTCTAAAAGCTGCCCTGGCAAACGCACTAAGTCAGAGGGTTAAAATGCACAGTTCTACCATGAGTACAACAGAGGCTGCCTGTTTCCAATTTTTCCTTGGTCTAGTGAACTAGATTGGCAAGGCCCACCTCCTTCTGATAAGGTGAATATACAGACTGTCTTCAGAGGTGGTGTTTAAAAGCATGGTGTCATACTGCCCTCTGCTGACATCTTTGGCACAAACAAGCTGACAATGCTGACATCAAAGTATGATGTAACTCTGGATTGATGAGTTTATTGAGAAGAGTGACAATATGTGTGTTGGTTATGCTAAACTGCAATATATATATCTACTATATGCAACAATGCACACCACTGGAGGAATCATTCATCTTTCATGGttgaatataaatattaatttctcattttaaaatatttgactgAATATTGGAAGCGCTACATTAAAAATCCCTAGACAGCAGAATCTTTTCTTGAATGATTTATCGTTTCAAATCACATaagtgtattattattattaaaggatACATCAAGCAGCATTTTGACTGTAACAGCAGGTAAAGGAACATTAACATGCATCTTGTCCAATAGCTGTATAACTAAATATATTAAAGCTACAGTTTTATGATGATTATGACCTGAAAGTGAAGAATCACAGCTTTAATGTAAAGATATTTACAAAGTTATCAAAGTTAAAGACCAAAAAAGTTTAAGACAAAGAAATATATGCTTCCAGAGCTAGATGGCCGGTACTCCCTGTTCccttaaaaaaaagggggcatTTTATCTTTGCCGAGCAAAGCAGCAGTCAAAGGGGAGGAGTTGGGATTGGTCCAAAGTCATCCTTGAATTGCAAAAGCAAAACGAATCAATCAGAGACCACAGTGGTCGCTGATTGCAGGACCCTCTTCAGAGTGAAGATTTAGCACTTCACAGCATCCAACAGTCTTTTGAAGCAAACTTATCCATATCCAGGTCCACCACAAAAAGAAGActtgatgaaagaaaatatagGTGTTAAAAGATGGACATTCATGGCCTCTGATGAAACAGGTGACAGGAGCAGTTGAACCCCTAAGTGTACAGTCATATACTATCTGATCAGATTCAAATTCATCAATGTTTGATTGATCCAAGACATAATATAAAAGCAAGCCATGACTTTTTGATGTTGAAGTGGAGTATTTAACAGTATCAACCCATTACTAATTACTGCTTTCTGTTCACTTCTCAGTGTATCTTCTGTGAGATTGTGGTCAGTCGTCTGCATGCAGGGAATGACGACTCATTTCAAGACGAGTAAAGCTTTAAAGGTAATTGTGACAAATTTTAGAATTGTTTCACTGTTTGATGTCCTTGCACACTTCATCCACTGCTTATGTCCTGCAGGTCAAGAAGGAGACGGGTGAGAATGCCCCGGCGCTCAGTGATGATGAGTTGGTGGCCATGTCTGTCCGGGAGCTCAACCAGCACCTGCGTGGGCTGACAAAAGAAGATGTTGTGCGGTTGAAGCAGCGGCGACGGACCCTCAAAAACCGTGGCTACGCTGCTAGCTGTCGCATCAAACGTGTTACTCagaaggaggagctggagagacaGAAGACAGAGCTGCAGCACGAGGTGGACAAGCTGGCCCAGGAGAATGCCAGCATGAGGTTGGAGCTGGATGCTTTGCGGGCCAAGTACGAGGCCCTGCAGTGCTTTGCCAGGACAGTGACCCGAGGGCCAATGTCTCCGGGCAAAGTGGCCACCACCAGCGTCATCACCATTGTCAAGTCCTCTAATCACAACAACTCCAGCCCAACCCCATTCTCAGCTCCTTCCTAGTGTTGACAGGACTGGGCTCCCCCGTCTCCTGCCTGGTCCTTCCTGGCTCTGACCTGGCCTGAACCCACTCATCCTGTACTGAGAGGATGCTCAGTATTTTATTAGACTGAGGGAAGGAGTGGGGTGGCAAGCTCTACGATGTTATGCTGCATTCACAATTCtgtctccctctttctgtctcttatACAATCTACATTGTCTGTGCACTGTTCAACCCCCCTACCCCCAGCACCGGCAGGGTATTGGGCCTCTGTGACCCTACCTTCATGACTGGTAGCAgagatttgtttttacttctaaCATGCTTTCATGTGGCAGCACAAGGTCCAGCTCTGTTACTTAATgttggagataaaaaaaaaaaagagagagattttAAGCATGTGACAGTTAATTGTAGAACTTTTGCCAAATTAAGCCTTTGATGCTGTTGTCTTATACAGATCTGTGTCTGGCGTGTCATCGAACACACTGAGGTGTTAAATTTCTCAGCTTTGAGGTCAGATGGACGCCTCTTTAAAGCCACATTTTCACTGCTCTCCAACCAGATGCCCTTGAGTACCAGCTGAACATAACACCAGATGTTATCACTATCATGCTCCTCTTCTCTTTAAGAAGGTGCTAAGCAGTAAAATCGCATCTTTTAGTGGTTGATTAAAGTGGAAATTAGTAAAAGTCTGGCTCTGTATGGTATATCTGGAGACCACAGGAGCTGTGCAGTTTTTGCTGAGTACTAAAGAATTTCAATTAGCACTAGCACAAGAGTTAAAGACGTGTCTCACATTTGCAGGTTAACCTCATCAGGTACTGTAGATCCAGTTATTGGATGCATCTGCAAGTTGAAGTAGGACTCAATTTTAGTTGAGAAACTGTTGAATTATTCAGTGGGGCCTTAAAAGTGTTGACGCTGTTAAAGACATCGGAGGCTGTTCGGAAAGTGTTACGTGTAATTCTGTTGGTATGTTTGTTTGCATCAtgtttaacagattttattaCTTACTAATCCAACTGGGGACAACAAAATGTACATTTGGAATGTGAGTGGAAGTGTATTGAGCCAGATTTCTTATGGAGTAGTCTCATTGTATAGCACTTATAACTGTAAAGCTACAGTATAAAGTAAAGTAATTCACAGGACAGCTTATTTATAGAactggaggaggagacagaagcTTTTCTTTCTGTAGTTGCTGGGGCTTAATTGCTTGATGATTAAATGTGGTGTGACCATTTACTGCAGGCTGATTAAGCACGGATGGTTAACTATGATATGTGTATACTGCAGCACTTATTGGACGATATTTGGTGGGTAATCCATATTGGATATAATTGTAATGAGAGTGGTCATTTTAAAGTAGAATGCAATGCAACTTCCTGTATATTACAGATCCCAGGTGACAAAGCCCAGTTTGCTCCTGTTGTCACTTATGCTGATGAACTCCGTCCAAAAAGAAATCATTCCTCCTGCTGGGTCACAAGAAGTGCTGCTGCCGGTGTTGGTATTTCACAAACAGTAGTTATTTACTTTGCTTTTGACACACTCTTTTACAAGAGAACTCCTGACACCTATCTCTAGAAACGGTGGTGTCATGCCAACTAAATGCAGTAAACACCTTGCTCTTGTTGAAcgttttgttatatttaaaatctgaaatgaaCTTGAAATCAAGCTGTTCTTACAGGATCCATTCCTAATTTGGAGTGAAGTCAATAGAGATTGTTCATGTCAGGATTTTCTCTTGGCTAAGAGGACATGACTGTTCTTCCCCTGTTCCATAGCTGCAAAGAACAGTATGGGGAACTTTGCTGCTGTACAACCTGCTGTAATGAAGCAGGGGCATTGCTGTGTTCTTACTctcattttgtattttcacCTGGTTTCTATGTTGATACGTCCTATGTTCTTTTTCTGATAGTAGTTTTATACAGTCTGCATATACGGTATATAAATTctaaatatatattacatatttttctatatttatgtCTTTTAGTATCCTGGGAGTGGTGTGATTATGTAATCAGTCTTTGAATTCTAATGATATTGATGGTGAcctttttttctgacagaagCTGTATTCACATTTACAATGAGTCATCTATTTTCAGAACTTTTAATTCCTCTGAGTATTTATATCCCACCAGCAGTTCTGCTCCGcacatttccttaaaaaaatttaaatgcacaACCGGATTATACATTGACTGGGGTTACATGCAGTCAATTTATCTGTTGCAGGGCAAATGGAAAAAACTATGTTAAGCAATCAGTGAAGAGCACATGCACATCTGTCATAAATCTATACTATGTTGGGGGGttacataaagacataaaaatggaccaaattaaaATTCagactaaaagaaaacaaagcaaagccattcatacatttaaaataatttctggaTCATTTTGTGccaattttaaagaaaaattttcATTCCCACAGAAATAAGTGATCTTAGATGTTTGACAATGATTGAATATTAACTCCAACATGCTACCTTAAGCCATTATGCTCTTAGAATCATTAATCTGTATGCAAACCTTGTTAGTCATTGCAGATTTTAAAGTGAACCTGGTTTACATTGACAGTTTTCAGGCTTTTGTAACTGTTGCATGAAAATCTTTAAAGACTGTTAGAGCTTTTTAAAGAGGTCTGTTTTAAGTTTGAGGTAAATGAGTAGGTATTATGTTTACACTGGTCAGGTTCACACATTCAGATCACAGATGAGGGCAAAAagcattttatgtaaaacataaCAGTGACCTCTTCTGGTaaattttcaaagaaaatgttgaatatgttttattttaaaagcacttATTACTGAATTTAAGTCTAAggtgactgatttttttttatatatatcaaaacaaaccaaaatataccattttttttaaaaaataaacttaatattTCTGTGCTGTGCCAAATAAAAGACAAACCTTTCTCTGGGTGAATTAAGTGCTCTGTTGTTCAGTGTGACCAAGTTGAGGTTCTCTCAAACACGTCTCTTAAGCAGACCTgctaaagcctttttttctctctctcatttctttaaatgattaaaaaaaaaagaggtgtaACAAACAACTGCAAACATTTTCTTGTTAACAGCTCATGGTTGGGACAGTTTTGTGTCCTACTATGGTGACTAAAGAGATTAAAGCTTGTAACAGCACACAGCAGTAATGGACCTGTAAGATATCAGTGAtgactatttctttttttccatggaTTACAAAAGTGCAAATGTAACTGAAGAAAGAAGGTCACTTGTACATCTCGACTAGAAATACAagattattctttcttttt from the Melanotaenia boesemani isolate fMelBoe1 chromosome 2, fMelBoe1.pri, whole genome shotgun sequence genome contains:
- the mafk gene encoding transcription factor MafK, which translates into the protein MQGMTTHFKTSKALKVKKETGENAPALSDDELVAMSVRELNQHLRGLTKEDVVRLKQRRRTLKNRGYAASCRIKRVTQKEELERQKTELQHEVDKLAQENASMRLELDALRAKYEALQCFARTVTRGPMSPGKVATTSVITIVKSSNHNNSSPTPFSAPS